A genomic window from Bacillota bacterium includes:
- a CDS encoding chromate transporter — protein MGLRTKSITDGWIANMYIKLLVSFMKIGAFSFGGGYAMIPLISREIVETRGWLSMPEFIDVIAISQGTPGPIAINAATYVGYKVGGVAGSALATAGVVFPSFIILIILGMLFLRFREVGFVKDMFSGIRPTVVALIAAAAFSVASTSVTGVVPAIVSGAVIIGILKFRLDPVLLLIASGVMGFFLYG, from the coding sequence ATGGGGCTCAGAACAAAGTCGATTACTGACGGGTGGATCGCGAACATGTACATAAAGCTCCTTGTTTCATTCATGAAAATCGGCGCCTTCAGTTTTGGCGGAGGATATGCCATGATCCCGCTGATATCCCGGGAGATCGTTGAAACCAGGGGATGGCTAAGCATGCCCGAATTCATAGATGTCATCGCCATCTCGCAGGGAACACCTGGACCGATAGCGATCAACGCGGCCACGTATGTGGGATACAAAGTGGGCGGAGTCGCTGGGTCAGCACTGGCCACGGCGGGAGTCGTTTTCCCGTCTTTCATCATCCTCATCATCCTGGGAATGCTGTTCCTCAGGTTTCGCGAGGTCGGTTTTGTCAAGGACATGTTCTCAGGTATACGTCCTACAGTGGTGGCTCTTATCGCAGCTGCCGCTTTTTCGGTCGCCTCGACATCAGTCACAGGGGTGGTTCCAGCAATCGTCTCCGGAGCAGTTATTATCGGAATACTGAAGTTCCGGCTGGACCCAGTCCTGCTTCTGATCGCCTCAGGAGTGATGGGGTTCTTCTTATACGGGTAA